The following proteins are encoded in a genomic region of Thermococcus henrietii:
- a CDS encoding metal-dependent hydrolase — MVKVKFLGHAAFLIEGSKKILIDPFLSDNPQAAVKPEEVEADLILVTHAHGDHVGDAVEIAKRTGAKIVAMFDVANYIAQKAEGVEVIGMNYGPTEVDGVGIVQVPAWHSSSDGVHSIGNPCGYIVKLDGKTIYHAGDTFVFLDMGLFSELYGPIDVALLPIGGHFTMGPREAAKAVELLKPKKVVPMHYNTWPPISADPEEFKRLVGDKAEVVILKPGEELEL, encoded by the coding sequence ATGGTGAAGGTGAAGTTCCTTGGACACGCGGCTTTTCTGATTGAAGGGAGCAAGAAAATCCTGATAGACCCGTTCCTCAGTGACAACCCGCAGGCTGCGGTGAAGCCGGAGGAGGTTGAGGCCGACCTAATACTCGTTACCCACGCCCACGGTGACCACGTTGGAGACGCGGTCGAGATAGCCAAGAGGACCGGTGCAAAGATAGTCGCCATGTTCGACGTTGCGAACTACATCGCTCAGAAGGCCGAGGGAGTTGAGGTCATCGGCATGAACTACGGCCCCACCGAGGTTGACGGCGTCGGAATCGTCCAGGTTCCGGCCTGGCACTCCAGCAGCGACGGCGTTCACAGCATCGGCAACCCCTGCGGTTACATAGTCAAGCTCGATGGAAAGACGATTTACCACGCCGGCGACACCTTCGTCTTCCTCGACATGGGCCTGTTCAGCGAGCTCTACGGCCCGATTGACGTTGCCCTGCTCCCGATAGGCGGACACTTCACGATGGGCCCGAGGGAAGCGGCAAAGGCCGTCGAACTGCTCAAGCCCAAGAAGGTCGTTCCGATGCACTACAACACCTGGCCCCCGATTTCGGCCGACCCCGAGGAGTTCAAGAGGCTCGTTGGAGACAAGGCCGAGGTCGTTATCCTCAAGCCCGGCGAGGAGCTTGAGCTTTGA
- a CDS encoding type I restriction endonuclease, giving the protein MERAVLNVMSRIGLHRKLYERNEEAVKQHLIGEIMTALGWDWNNPEEVRPEERTEDGRADYALLLNGEIVAFLEAKNLSVNVIKRDEPLRQLARYCFSRGVRYGILTNGAKWVVAKAFAEGTSLRDRILFTVDLEEEPLERVLVKLSLLSKDRIGKLERLATLLNAFEIAYKSLVNEGFDEETLLNYLRARGKPSIVPVDKLSGVEVPKAVYVHENGWKPLPLGDRSLKGALLAILDYLEGRSSGEKREEVRKAKKLLAGMELPPEKVVLFLREIEKDEGIKIGVEV; this is encoded by the coding sequence ATGGAGCGCGCGGTTCTCAACGTTATGTCGCGGATTGGTCTACACAGGAAGCTCTACGAGAGGAACGAGGAAGCTGTTAAGCAACACCTGATAGGCGAGATAATGACGGCCCTCGGCTGGGACTGGAACAACCCCGAGGAGGTCAGGCCAGAGGAGAGGACCGAGGACGGGAGGGCCGACTACGCGCTCCTCCTCAACGGCGAGATTGTGGCTTTCCTTGAGGCGAAGAACCTTTCGGTGAACGTCATAAAACGCGACGAACCGCTCCGCCAGCTCGCCCGCTACTGCTTCAGCAGGGGCGTCCGCTACGGAATCCTCACCAACGGTGCCAAGTGGGTTGTTGCCAAGGCCTTTGCCGAGGGAACTTCCCTCAGGGACAGAATTCTCTTCACGGTAGATTTGGAGGAGGAACCCCTTGAGCGGGTGCTCGTAAAGCTTTCCCTGCTCTCCAAGGACAGGATAGGGAAATTGGAGCGCCTCGCTACGCTTCTTAACGCCTTTGAAATAGCCTACAAGAGCCTGGTAAACGAGGGGTTCGACGAAGAAACCCTGCTGAACTACCTCCGCGCGAGGGGCAAACCCTCAATAGTGCCCGTGGACAAGCTGTCGGGCGTTGAGGTTCCGAAGGCAGTCTACGTTCATGAAAACGGCTGGAAACCCCTACCCCTCGGCGACAGGAGCCTTAAAGGGGCCCTCCTGGCGATTCTTGACTACCTTGAGGGAAGGTCAAGCGGAGAAAAGCGGGAAGAGGTTAGAAAAGCCAAGAAACTGCTCGCTGGGATGGAGCTTCCACCCGAGAAGGTCGTTCTCTTCCTCCGTGAGATAGAGAAGGACGAGGGAATAAAGATTGGGGTGGAAGTTTAG
- a CDS encoding class II glutamine amidotransferase, translating to MIEVDTVCRILFAMGPGEGIEPLARAFMKSAENDPYRARRGGKNQHRDGWGYVLLSDGSVHHYRSARAVFEDGKGFSGLVGLLRESDNAVLLAHARASSQGSLGLFNVQPFAFSTRRGFSFWFLHNGDLDKEKIIELAEFEGEDLRDTSDSYAFSAYLCRALQRPENEELLKHYSLGASLTKTTFNTATLFLLPDGGWRAFVTAYMTDDYWKNDLHRDYARLIELDGDVFVVASSTLELYHKADWKDIPNGTALLITPDGIERLPLG from the coding sequence ATGATTGAGGTGGACACCGTGTGCAGGATACTCTTTGCCATGGGGCCGGGGGAGGGGATTGAGCCCCTCGCCAGGGCGTTCATGAAGTCCGCCGAGAACGACCCCTACCGCGCGAGGAGGGGCGGTAAGAACCAGCACCGCGACGGCTGGGGTTACGTCCTCCTGAGCGATGGAAGCGTTCATCACTACCGCTCGGCGAGGGCAGTATTTGAGGATGGGAAGGGATTTTCAGGGCTCGTTGGGCTCCTTCGGGAAAGCGATAATGCCGTTCTCCTCGCCCACGCGAGGGCATCCTCCCAGGGCTCGCTCGGGCTCTTCAACGTCCAGCCCTTCGCCTTCTCCACGAGGCGCGGTTTTTCCTTCTGGTTCCTCCACAACGGCGACCTCGACAAGGAGAAGATTATCGAGCTGGCGGAGTTCGAGGGGGAGGACCTGAGGGACACCTCGGACAGCTACGCCTTTTCAGCCTACCTGTGCAGGGCCCTTCAGAGGCCTGAAAATGAAGAACTCCTGAAACACTACTCCCTCGGGGCGTCGCTGACAAAGACGACCTTCAACACGGCCACGCTCTTCCTCCTTCCCGACGGGGGCTGGAGGGCCTTCGTGACGGCATACATGACCGACGATTACTGGAAGAACGACCTCCACAGGGACTACGCGAGGTTGATTGAGCTCGACGGCGACGTTTTTGTGGTTGCGAGCTCGACCCTTGAGCTCTACCACAAAGCGGATTGGAAGGACATCCCAAATGGCACTGCACTCCTAATAACGCCGGATGGAATCGAACGCCTTCCCCTGGGGTGA
- a CDS encoding CBS domain-containing protein, with amino-acid sequence MDENAPIRVYMTRKLIGVSPEDTVKRACEVMMEFDIGSLVVVENNEVVGFFTKTDVIRRVVIPGKPNTTPVREIMTRELVTVDANTPLREVLDIMAKKGIKHMLVSENRKIVGIFSLSDLLSASRRKLETAIAAE; translated from the coding sequence ATGGACGAGAACGCCCCGATTCGGGTTTACATGACGCGAAAACTCATTGGCGTTTCGCCTGAGGATACGGTAAAGCGGGCCTGCGAGGTCATGATGGAGTTCGACATAGGCTCGCTCGTCGTTGTGGAGAACAACGAGGTCGTGGGCTTCTTCACGAAAACCGACGTCATACGGCGCGTTGTGATTCCAGGGAAGCCTAACACGACACCGGTTCGGGAGATAATGACCCGGGAGCTCGTTACGGTAGACGCCAACACCCCGCTCCGCGAGGTTCTCGACATAATGGCCAAGAAGGGCATAAAGCACATGCTCGTGAGCGAGAACCGGAAAATCGTCGGGATATTCAGCCTCAGCGATTTGCTGAGTGCGAGCAGGAGAAAGCTTGAAACCGCCATAGCGGCGGAGTGA
- a CDS encoding metallophosphoesterase family protein has product MIRIAHISDTHITGESAYKGYAYDLIANEVNRLNFDFVVHTGDVTNNGLREEYERAEYELKKIQKPLVVVPGNHDVRNVGYDLFEDFIGPLNGVYEFKDGVLIWVDSTIPDLSDGRIGKHKFRWLKEKLEEYSDRRIKIVASHHHLVPLPNTGRERNVLFNAGDVLDLLLRNDVTLYLCGHKHVPNVYRVEDLVVDNAGCTSCRKTRRGDVNSYNIVTIHDDGKVEVTIRRVTGEEVKAQHRPVKPKLFVPRGRRLLRIVQLSESKVSDRVYFRRKVLENVVNLINNRLKPDIVVHNGDVVDMGIERNFQRARELWDKIERPKLVVPGHSDMTYLGYELFPEYFGEPEPLSFDGFTFIPVSTPQYETEIGVVGRFGQRKLAEEIEEAENFRVVFMHHNVVPIPRSRERGFLEDAGDVLKLLTEKGVELVLTGHGGNAFAVRVENTIVINAGSVSWELHRNPFGNSFNVIDVYPCMVIAFEVQATWGSRRLLGVWKLKGSRGGAP; this is encoded by the coding sequence ATGATAAGGATTGCCCACATAAGCGACACCCATATCACCGGCGAGAGTGCCTACAAGGGCTACGCCTACGACCTGATAGCCAACGAGGTGAACAGGCTGAACTTTGACTTCGTCGTCCACACCGGCGACGTCACCAACAACGGCCTCCGCGAGGAGTACGAGAGGGCCGAGTACGAGCTCAAGAAGATTCAGAAGCCCCTCGTCGTCGTTCCGGGCAACCATGACGTCAGGAACGTCGGCTACGACTTATTTGAGGACTTCATCGGCCCGCTCAACGGCGTCTACGAGTTCAAGGACGGCGTCCTCATCTGGGTGGACTCGACAATACCGGATTTAAGCGACGGCAGAATCGGGAAGCACAAGTTCCGCTGGCTGAAGGAGAAGCTCGAGGAGTACTCCGACAGGAGAATCAAGATAGTGGCTTCTCATCACCACCTCGTTCCACTCCCGAACACCGGGCGCGAGAGAAACGTCCTTTTCAACGCTGGCGACGTCCTTGATTTGCTCCTCAGGAACGATGTCACGCTCTACCTCTGCGGTCACAAGCACGTCCCCAACGTCTACCGCGTCGAAGACCTCGTCGTGGACAACGCCGGATGTACCTCCTGCCGGAAGACGAGGCGCGGTGACGTCAACAGCTACAACATCGTCACGATACACGACGATGGCAAAGTGGAAGTCACGATACGGCGCGTCACGGGCGAGGAGGTTAAAGCTCAGCACAGGCCGGTTAAGCCAAAGCTCTTCGTCCCCAGGGGGAGGAGGCTCCTAAGGATAGTCCAGCTCAGCGAGAGCAAGGTCTCGGACAGGGTTTACTTCAGGAGGAAGGTGCTCGAGAACGTGGTGAACCTGATAAACAACCGTCTCAAGCCGGATATCGTCGTCCACAACGGCGACGTCGTCGACATGGGCATCGAGCGGAACTTCCAGCGGGCCAGGGAGCTATGGGATAAGATTGAGAGGCCGAAGCTCGTCGTCCCCGGCCACAGCGACATGACCTACCTCGGCTACGAGCTCTTCCCCGAGTACTTCGGCGAACCTGAACCGCTCTCCTTCGACGGATTCACTTTCATTCCGGTCTCAACACCGCAGTACGAGACCGAGATAGGCGTCGTGGGGAGGTTCGGCCAGAGGAAGCTGGCGGAGGAAATTGAGGAGGCCGAGAACTTTCGGGTTGTCTTCATGCACCACAACGTCGTTCCAATACCAAGGAGCAGGGAGCGCGGGTTCCTTGAGGACGCGGGTGACGTGCTGAAGCTCCTGACCGAGAAGGGAGTTGAACTCGTCCTGACAGGCCACGGGGGCAACGCCTTTGCAGTTCGCGTAGAAAACACAATCGTCATAAACGCCGGCTCGGTCAGCTGGGAGCTCCACAGGAACCCCTTTGGAAACAGCTTCAACGTTATAGACGTCTACCCGTGCATGGTGATAGCCTTCGAGGTTCAGGCGACGTGGGGGAGCAGGAGGCTCCTCGGGGTGTGGAAGCTCAAAGGCTCTCGCGGAGGCGCTCCATGA
- a CDS encoding 2-phosphoglycerate kinase, giving the protein MIIVTDPERRVQLPFSRGILTRSITLAGVDVGIAYIIASEVQRELVEKRKRVVSTDEIRELTYRKLIEHGLKKEAERYLFWREFRRKKIPLVVLLGGVTGVGKSTIATELAFRLSIRTIIGTDTVREVMRKIIARELLPDLHASSFLAWRELKGASSLIEGFESQVRHVSVGVKAVLDRVQREGMNAIIEGIHLIPGFIETNENAFMYILTVSDRKALEAHFYERSRYSKRPAEYYLEHLDEILWLQEYIVRRAKEHGVKVIENVELEKTVNEIMEDLMERLRESL; this is encoded by the coding sequence ATGATAATCGTCACGGACCCAGAGAGAAGGGTTCAACTGCCGTTTTCGCGCGGAATACTCACGCGTTCTATAACCCTAGCCGGGGTGGATGTGGGCATAGCCTACATAATCGCGAGCGAGGTTCAGCGGGAGCTCGTGGAGAAGAGGAAAAGGGTTGTTAGCACTGACGAGATAAGGGAGCTCACCTACCGGAAGCTCATCGAACACGGGCTCAAGAAAGAAGCAGAGCGCTACCTCTTCTGGCGCGAATTCAGGAGGAAAAAGATTCCGCTCGTCGTCCTCCTCGGGGGCGTTACCGGCGTCGGAAAGTCCACGATAGCGACGGAATTGGCTTTCAGGCTCTCGATAAGGACGATAATCGGCACCGACACCGTTCGCGAGGTCATGAGGAAGATAATCGCGAGGGAGCTTCTGCCCGATTTGCACGCCTCATCGTTTTTAGCATGGCGCGAGCTCAAGGGGGCGAGCAGTCTGATTGAGGGCTTCGAGAGCCAGGTTAGGCACGTTTCTGTGGGCGTTAAGGCCGTCCTCGACAGGGTTCAGCGCGAGGGGATGAACGCGATAATCGAGGGAATACACCTAATTCCGGGCTTCATCGAGACCAATGAGAACGCCTTCATGTACATCCTGACGGTGAGCGACAGGAAGGCTTTGGAGGCCCATTTCTACGAGCGCTCGCGCTACAGCAAGAGGCCGGCCGAGTACTACCTCGAGCACCTCGACGAGATTCTCTGGCTTCAGGAGTACATAGTCAGAAGGGCCAAGGAGCACGGGGTAAAGGTCATAGAGAACGTTGAGCTCGAAAAGACCGTGAACGAAATAATGGAGGACCTCATGGAGCGCCTCCGCGAGAGCCTTTGA
- a CDS encoding 2,3-diphosphoglycerate synthetase, with product MRRLALIDGEHYPPVTRWAIEKLGDVCCAVFLGGGEKIGSPEKLAEELGVRLYVDEDPLKALELALLENDVDEVVDLSDEPVVDYSARFQIASICLRNGVAYRGADFEFRPGELIKPSKPTISVLGLGKRVGKTAIGGFVARVLKERYRPVVVTMGRGGPERPELIDGEREELTPENLLKLAEMGKHAASDHYEDALVAGVTTIGCRRCGGGMAGFPFFHIVYEGIKLAEELPHDLIIAEGSGATIPPVLADGYITVLSALQPRETVEGFFGPFRIGLADIAIITMADVEPRKAEEFRDFVRWVNPNADVHLVRFTPKPLGEVSGKRVALFTTSWKAIERAVGDIESLGAEVVFTSGNLSKRPALEKDLAELGRKAGVEAVLVELKAAAVDVMTRWALERGIEVIYLANEPVNVDGKNLRKAVLELARRVVGR from the coding sequence ATGAGGAGGCTCGCCCTAATCGATGGCGAGCACTACCCGCCTGTGACGAGGTGGGCGATTGAAAAACTCGGCGACGTGTGCTGTGCGGTCTTCCTCGGGGGTGGTGAAAAGATAGGCTCGCCCGAGAAGCTTGCGGAAGAGCTTGGGGTAAGGCTTTACGTTGATGAGGACCCTTTGAAAGCCCTTGAACTGGCGCTTTTAGAGAACGATGTTGACGAGGTCGTTGACCTGAGCGACGAGCCAGTCGTAGATTATAGCGCGAGGTTTCAGATAGCGTCAATCTGCCTGCGCAATGGAGTTGCATACAGAGGGGCCGACTTCGAGTTCAGGCCCGGAGAGCTGATAAAGCCGTCAAAACCCACGATAAGCGTCCTCGGCCTCGGAAAGCGCGTCGGAAAGACGGCAATAGGGGGCTTCGTCGCGAGGGTTCTGAAGGAGAGGTACCGTCCCGTGGTTGTCACGATGGGAAGGGGCGGGCCGGAGAGGCCGGAGCTCATAGACGGCGAGAGGGAAGAGCTGACGCCCGAGAACCTTCTAAAACTCGCGGAGATGGGCAAGCACGCCGCTTCGGACCACTACGAGGACGCACTCGTCGCTGGAGTGACGACCATAGGATGCCGGCGCTGTGGAGGAGGAATGGCGGGCTTTCCGTTCTTTCATATCGTCTACGAGGGAATAAAACTCGCGGAGGAGCTTCCTCACGACCTCATAATCGCAGAGGGAAGCGGGGCAACGATTCCACCGGTTTTGGCGGACGGCTACATCACCGTCCTCAGCGCCCTCCAGCCAAGGGAAACCGTCGAGGGCTTCTTCGGGCCCTTCAGGATTGGTCTGGCGGATATAGCGATAATCACCATGGCGGACGTTGAGCCCCGGAAGGCCGAGGAGTTCCGGGACTTCGTGAGGTGGGTTAATCCCAACGCTGACGTCCACTTGGTCCGGTTCACGCCGAAACCGCTCGGCGAGGTCTCGGGGAAGAGGGTTGCGCTCTTCACAACATCGTGGAAGGCGATTGAGAGGGCCGTTGGGGATATCGAGAGCCTCGGTGCCGAGGTTGTCTTCACCAGCGGAAACCTCTCGAAGAGGCCCGCACTCGAGAAGGACCTCGCGGAACTCGGAAGAAAAGCGGGGGTTGAGGCAGTCCTCGTTGAGCTGAAGGCGGCCGCCGTTGACGTCATGACGAGGTGGGCCCTTGAGAGGGGCATCGAGGTAATCTACCTCGCCAACGAGCCGGTCAACGTGGACGGCAAGAACCTTAGAAAGGCAGTTCTGGAGCTCGCCAGGAGGGTGGTGGGGAGATGA
- a CDS encoding MBL fold metallo-hydrolase, protein MALRKLGDSAYLYPGSPSTLLRVVDGGAVLVDPGHGSGRHKDLRRELRKLGLPLKAQLATHGHADHVAVSPKLDAPLFVHRFEFSIAESPLNREILTFGSRAPRGFLAYSAGEVKVHAVFEWGDELFGLEALKLNGHSPGMTGFLDEENSLLYAGDSFFGEKLIGAVGVPYLVDWALFRESLTTLRGFAEKGYLLIPSHGRPVKGDEAVETLEFNLNRLEEVEKLALEFLRKPMTVEELALGIMGHYRVEVTPQKLALNLVPLRALIAELYNRGLIEAVVDNGLRWVVKRE, encoded by the coding sequence ATGGCGTTGAGAAAACTCGGCGATTCTGCTTACCTTTACCCCGGAAGTCCGTCAACTCTCCTTCGGGTCGTCGATGGAGGGGCCGTTCTCGTTGACCCTGGCCACGGGAGCGGGAGGCACAAGGACCTCAGGCGAGAATTGCGGAAGCTCGGTCTCCCCCTCAAAGCCCAGCTTGCGACGCACGGTCATGCAGACCACGTAGCGGTTTCTCCGAAACTCGACGCTCCCCTTTTCGTTCACCGATTCGAGTTCTCCATAGCCGAGAGCCCCCTCAACAGGGAAATCCTGACCTTCGGTTCGAGGGCACCGAGGGGTTTTCTGGCGTACTCTGCCGGTGAAGTGAAGGTTCACGCGGTCTTCGAGTGGGGTGATGAGCTTTTTGGACTGGAGGCCTTAAAGCTGAACGGCCACTCCCCGGGAATGACTGGGTTCCTTGATGAGGAGAACAGTCTTCTCTACGCGGGAGACTCCTTCTTCGGCGAAAAGCTCATCGGTGCGGTTGGCGTTCCATACCTCGTGGATTGGGCCCTTTTCAGGGAGTCCCTCACAACGCTCAGGGGCTTTGCCGAGAAGGGCTACCTGCTCATTCCCTCGCACGGAAGGCCCGTGAAGGGCGACGAAGCCGTTGAAACGCTCGAATTCAACCTCAATCGCCTGGAGGAAGTTGAGAAGCTCGCCCTTGAGTTCCTCCGGAAGCCGATGACCGTTGAAGAGCTCGCGCTCGGAATAATGGGCCACTACCGCGTCGAGGTTACCCCGCAAAAGCTCGCCCTGAACCTCGTGCCCCTCCGGGCCCTTATAGCCGAACTCTACAACCGCGGGCTCATTGAGGCGGTGGTCGATAACGGGCTCAGGTGGGTTGTGAAGAGGGAATGA
- a CDS encoding ATP-binding protein produces the protein MRVEELKRILISQREEMLEFMERERIIPREAEESAKSLLSTPNVLAILGVRRSGKSVMAWRLAGDKFLYVNFFDERLTGFTSGDFERLLNASRELWSEVDFVVLDEVQEVEGWERFVSRLRLNKRVIVTGSSSRLLSGELATYLTGRHFPITLYPFSFREFLSFRGVGLSKEWKYSDREVSRVKRLLEEYLNIGGFPEALKFGRIYLNQIYRDVVEKDVILRHGVRHRSALRELALYLLSNYSSEFTYSKLGSIVSLKDIHTVRDYVSYLEDAYLIFQLRRFSFKPKGQLLAPRKVYPVDTGLATAMSLKSHPSRGKLIELAVFLELKRQLSYSLTQGELFYWRDEKGEVDFILRADGMLPIQVTFSLEGTSDRELGNLFRVAKALRVKRGLVVTWEDEEKLVKDGVAVEVVPLWKFLTAHSLFTTHLSPLSTTASMSPRL, from the coding sequence ATGCGGGTTGAAGAGTTGAAAAGGATACTCATCTCCCAGAGGGAGGAAATGCTTGAGTTCATGGAACGTGAGAGAATAATCCCGAGGGAAGCAGAGGAAAGCGCGAAGTCACTTCTTTCCACCCCGAACGTCTTGGCAATACTGGGCGTGAGGCGCTCCGGAAAATCAGTTATGGCCTGGCGTTTGGCCGGTGATAAGTTCCTCTACGTGAACTTCTTTGACGAGAGGTTAACGGGCTTTACAAGTGGAGACTTTGAAAGGCTCCTAAACGCTTCAAGGGAACTCTGGAGCGAGGTTGATTTCGTTGTTCTCGACGAGGTTCAGGAAGTTGAGGGCTGGGAGAGGTTCGTTTCGAGACTGAGGCTTAACAAAAGGGTCATCGTTACTGGCTCGTCCTCTCGCCTGCTCTCCGGCGAGCTGGCAACTTATCTGACCGGAAGGCACTTCCCAATTACGCTCTATCCCTTCTCCTTCAGGGAGTTCCTTTCGTTCAGGGGGGTTGGGCTCTCAAAAGAATGGAAGTACTCGGACAGGGAAGTCAGCAGGGTCAAACGGCTCTTAGAGGAATACCTCAACATCGGGGGCTTTCCCGAGGCTCTAAAGTTCGGAAGGATATACCTGAACCAGATATACCGGGATGTGGTCGAAAAGGACGTGATTCTGAGGCACGGGGTAAGGCACAGAAGCGCGTTAAGGGAGCTTGCCCTATACCTGCTCTCCAACTACTCCTCCGAGTTTACATATTCCAAGCTCGGCTCCATAGTTAGCCTCAAAGACATTCACACCGTCAGGGACTATGTCTCCTATCTTGAGGACGCTTATCTGATATTCCAGCTCAGGCGGTTTTCGTTCAAGCCGAAGGGACAGCTCTTGGCCCCGAGAAAGGTCTATCCAGTTGATACCGGACTCGCAACGGCGATGTCGCTCAAGAGCCATCCATCGCGCGGCAAGTTGATTGAGCTCGCGGTGTTTTTGGAGCTTAAACGTCAGCTCAGCTACTCGCTGACGCAGGGAGAGCTCTTTTACTGGAGGGACGAAAAGGGAGAAGTTGACTTCATTTTGCGGGCGGACGGAATGCTCCCCATCCAAGTGACGTTCTCTTTGGAGGGAACGTCCGACAGGGAGCTCGGCAACCTCTTTCGGGTCGCAAAAGCGCTGAGGGTTAAGAGGGGTCTCGTTGTCACGTGGGAGGACGAAGAAAAGCTGGTAAAGGACGGGGTTGCAGTCGAGGTTGTGCCCCTGTGGAAGTTTTTAACGGCTCATTCCCTCTTCACAACCCACCTGAGCCCGTTATCGACCACCGCCTCAATGAGCCCGCGGTTGTAG
- the cas4 gene encoding CRISPR-associated protein Cas4 produces the protein MNRPPEGREVGNNGSAENDGLMEFYASEALTCPRRIYFRLKGYPPRWPENVKVRLNQGVKTHEVLGQILSKRFGFELERHLVLRSRKLGFEIHGRIDAFREFPIEIKGKTSLPKVPYDYHLAQLNVYLRWAEAEYGYLYYIKLHDEPTKIIGKLDMSNFPVIKGPNFRAFEIPYDGKLFKETLRHFYSVKKAYEKGKPPEGWRSYACKFCPYRYLCYPGDE, from the coding sequence ATGAACCGCCCACCGGAGGGAAGAGAAGTGGGAAACAACGGAAGCGCTGAAAACGACGGGCTGATGGAGTTCTACGCGAGCGAGGCTTTAACCTGTCCGAGGAGGATATACTTCCGCCTGAAGGGCTACCCTCCGAGGTGGCCCGAGAACGTCAAGGTTAGGCTGAACCAGGGCGTTAAAACCCACGAGGTCCTTGGGCAGATTCTTAGCAAACGTTTCGGCTTCGAGCTTGAGAGGCATCTCGTCCTGCGCTCAAGGAAGCTCGGTTTCGAGATTCACGGGAGAATAGATGCGTTTCGTGAGTTTCCAATCGAGATTAAGGGGAAGACGAGCCTACCGAAGGTGCCCTACGACTACCATCTGGCCCAGCTCAACGTCTACCTGCGGTGGGCCGAGGCGGAATACGGATACCTATATTATATTAAACTCCACGACGAGCCGACGAAGATAATCGGCAAGCTCGACATGTCGAACTTTCCGGTGATAAAAGGCCCGAACTTCAGGGCCTTTGAGATTCCCTACGACGGTAAGCTCTTCAAAGAAACCCTAAGGCACTTCTATTCGGTCAAAAAGGCCTACGAGAAAGGGAAACCGCCAGAGGGCTGGAGGAGCTACGCCTGTAAGTTCTGTCCCTACCGCTACCTCTGCTATCCAGGGGACGAGTGA
- the taw2 gene encoding tRNA(Phe) (4-demethylwyosine(37)-C(7)) aminocarboxypropyltransferase Taw2 produces the protein MRAKRTQVIKPRIREMLSKELPAGLVNLLPKHWVQIGDVLILPLRPELEPYKHRIAEVYAEVLGVKTVLRKGHIHGETRKPDYEVLYGRDTVTVHVENGVKYKLDVAKVMFSPANVKERVRMAEVARPGELVVDMFAGIGHLSLPMAVHKGARVIAIEKDPYTFRFLVESIWLNNVQDLMTPYNIDNRDFPGENIADRILMGYVVKTAEFIPKALSIAKDEAIVHYHNTVPERLMPEEPFATFRRIAREHGYEAEKLKELIIKRYAPGVWHVVVDVRVFKR, from the coding sequence ATGAGAGCGAAGCGAACCCAGGTCATAAAACCCCGCATACGGGAGATGCTCTCGAAGGAGCTTCCGGCCGGGCTGGTTAATTTGCTCCCCAAGCACTGGGTCCAGATTGGCGACGTCCTGATTCTGCCCCTCAGGCCGGAACTTGAGCCCTACAAACACAGGATAGCCGAGGTTTACGCGGAAGTTCTGGGCGTTAAAACCGTCCTCAGGAAGGGCCACATACACGGCGAGACCAGGAAGCCGGACTACGAGGTTCTCTACGGCAGGGACACCGTTACCGTTCACGTTGAAAACGGCGTCAAGTACAAGCTCGACGTGGCGAAGGTCATGTTCTCGCCGGCCAACGTCAAGGAGCGCGTCAGAATGGCGGAGGTGGCGAGACCGGGCGAGCTGGTCGTTGACATGTTCGCGGGAATAGGCCATCTAAGCCTCCCGATGGCCGTCCACAAGGGGGCGAGGGTCATAGCGATTGAGAAGGACCCCTACACCTTCCGCTTCCTGGTCGAGAGCATCTGGCTGAACAACGTCCAGGACCTGATGACGCCCTACAACATCGACAACCGCGACTTTCCAGGCGAGAACATAGCCGACAGGATTCTGATGGGCTACGTTGTGAAGACCGCCGAGTTCATACCGAAAGCTCTGAGCATAGCGAAGGACGAGGCGATTGTTCATTACCACAACACCGTGCCAGAGAGGCTGATGCCCGAGGAACCCTTTGCGACCTTCAGGAGGATAGCGAGGGAGCACGGCTACGAGGCCGAGAAACTAAAAGAGCTGATTATCAAGCGCTACGCCCCCGGCGTCTGGCACGTGGTCGTTGACGTTAGGGTGTTCAAGCGTTAG